From the Eptesicus fuscus isolate TK198812 chromosome 19, DD_ASM_mEF_20220401, whole genome shotgun sequence genome, the window AATTCTAGAGTTACTATAATACACAATCTCCTCTTTTAAAAGAGTATTAAAATTTTGCCGAGCCCTAGTTTTACAGCACTTCCTTTTATTCCAATATTCCTCACTTGGACCACATTTGCAGTTTTTCTGATTTTCAAGATATCTCATTGAACAAAATTGGATGCCTGTAATTCATCTGAGTAGTTCAGGAGTTATAATCCACTTTGCCTTACGTTCTTACTTAAGAGTTAAGTTGCTCTTTTCATGTGTGCTAAGCAGAAGGTGAATTTGATACCAGCTTGGCTCACAGatacttgaaaataaataaaacaatataaacacTGTAGGGATGACATCAAGGTTAAATAGCATCTTGGTGATAAGAACAGATAATGTTCATTGAACCAATactttttattaagttatttatatacattattttggtAAACCTTGAAGAAGTGGGACTCAAGATTATTTGCTATCCATTAATCAAAATGTCAATTTTGAGACTTCCACTCCTTGCATTATCTCTTACTTTTCTCTTAGAgtttttcaaacttttattttatcagCAACTCGTTCTATTTAGATTTAGGCTTCCCCAAGTAATCCCACTACagttactaaattattttaaatttacatttaaatttaatggTAGAGATCTTTGCtaaatttacataacattttaGTGAGGTCATAATAAGCAGAATTCCTCTAAtaattatataagtatataaaaataaaaagttatatttttctttaagagaAAGGTAGAAtggttttaaagaaatattttcaagagCATTGGATACAAGCATAAATCCATTATAACCATTGACAACAGACGATTGCTTTGAGCTTGATATTTAAAAACCTAATCTATGTTACACATTTTAACTTTTGCTGACATTAGGTGTATATTGATGTCAGTGGAAATTTGATACGTTTGAGGCCTACAGGATTGGCCAGAAATGTCAGTAAGATATGCACAATGATTTGCATCACCTGTACCCCATTGGGCACTGTCTTCTTGTCTGCTCTAGAGAAATCATTTTTGTTTAGGAACAAGACACCCTTTTCTATGGCATTTTAACTTTCCTTTTCAATCTTGCTGTTTAATAAATGTATGCTGATATGCAATATCTCTGTAAAAATAATCTCCTGTCCCTGTCCTGTACTAATAACAAAATTCTATgtcttggtttaaaaaaacaaacaaaacagcattCATTTCatccttgtgattttttttttacaataaaaattcacgatatctctttaaaaagaaattgtaatactttcaacaataaaaattttaaaatatatatattttattgattttttacagagaggaaaggatagggttagaaatccagaaacatcagtgagagagagagagacatcagtcagctgcctcctgcatactcccactgggtatgtgcccgcaaccaaggtacatgcccttgaccagaaatgaaactaggacccttgagtctgcaggccgacgctctatccactgagccaaactagttagggcaataaaatttttttaaaaagagaaattgtaCTTAGAATACATAGAACTCTTTCCTTAaggaaataataagaagaagCACATAAACTCACACCATGCAGTACACTGCAAATATTTAATTCTATAAATTTTGCCTATTGTACATATAGTTCAAGCTCTTCTAATATACAGAAATACAGTTGAGCTATGACTAGATGCAGAGGTTATCTATTGTGTTACTGAGTCATAGAAAAGTTTGCTCCACTCTGCATAAAACAGTCTATCTCGTGAAAGTAAAAACACACCCTATGTTCTACAAGATTAAATTCTCATAATGAATGTTGCCTGATCTCTTCTAATAACTGAGGTTGTGGAAAACAGAGGTCCACCTTCCAGATGACGGAAGGCATGCCTTTAATCAGGTGGATCCTCACTCATGTGGGATTGTTATTCATTTGGTGAAGGTCCATGAGCTGTAAATTTGAGTCCTCCAAGGATGAAAATCTCTAGCGCTAGCTATGGACTTGAATGGACCCAAATTATAACTCTGGAACCTGCCATTTCTTTTGGTCAAATACATTTAAACTTTCCTCTTTTGATACTACACTTTTAAAATGATCCTTTCTTTCAATAATGAGAAGCTGAATAAAAAGAGTTGATGAATTTCAACTAAATTTTTATGAGTAATAGCTGTCTATGAATACAAACACCTATTCCTTGAAGTTTATTTGCTTTACTTTTCATATACATAATCTGATTCATAAAATGCAACTGAATATGTGGGAAATGCAACCTTGATCTTCACAGAACCACAGATCTTCTATTCATAATATACTGTGTATCCATGTGAAGGCAACTGTCCAGAactgtacacaaattttgtgcatttctTCCCCATtaattctcaaaagaaaaataaaataatatttgaattttaataatgtGGGATTATTTTCTTTCACGAAGAAAATTCACAATAACTTTGATACTATATGCTCCAAACAGCAAACTGTAAGGTGATGTATTTTTCCTAATTGACTGACAAGCTAGCCAGCTGTCAATACAAGGCCAGATTCTGGCTACTGCCTCTGATGGGCTTTATCCTAACCAGTGGGAACCAACTGGCAGTCAAGACCTGTAGGGCCTTTACATGCACAAGATCCCACCAAAAACTCTGGAACATATTTAGAAGATAAAAAATGGAGGCCAACATGGGTTAAAATACTTGCCTACATTGTCAAATGAGTGAAGCAACATAGAAATATAAAGACTTACTCCTCCATTTGTCCAGAGGGACTGTTATATAGTAAATGATACCACAGGATGAAATATCAACACCGAAGGGACAGAGGATAACTCATCGATATGGAATTTACCTTTAGAAATTAAAGTTCATCacatatgccctaaccggtttggctcagtggatagagcgttggcctgcagagtcaagggtcccaggttcgattccggtcaagggcatgtaccttggtttcaggcacatccccagtacggggtgtgcaggaggcagctgattgatgtttctctctcatcgatgtttctaactctctatccctctcccttcctctctgtaataaatcaataaaatatatttaaaaaataaagttcatcaCATAATCACAGTGGTCTTATCAAAACTAGCAAAGTAGAATGCAATCCACTGTCGTCAAAAGTTCACGTCACCGGTACACAGGTATATGTAGAAACAGAAAAACACCTCAGTCACTCCTGACCTCAAATGTATTTAACATAGAGACCATGCATATCTCATGAGTcagtgaatgttttataaaatattgacaTTTCACATGAAGTAATTtgtagttttttcttttcctttgctctctcccttccttttttcttttccttttcacccCCAAGTGTGTTTAAATCATGAACTTTCAGTGGAAATCATTTGTACTACATTTTTGAGCATCATGTACTCCAAGCTATATAAAATATCCTAATTGCTGCATGAAAATATAGACATCATTTTAGGGTAGAATAAATATGTTTTGTACATAAGTTGCATTCCTGAAATACCTTCTTTTTTCAAGCTCCAAATACCTTTCTTGACAAGATAGAGCAGCAGTGTTTGGAAAGCATTAGCATGTCAACAGATGCTCAGAATCAAATGACTTAATAggcagaaactatttttttttcccaaataattgCAAAGCTTTGGTCTAGCCTTTTGCATACCTTGCATAGTTAATTACCTAGGCCTTAATGTTTACATGCAATGAGAGTATCTACAACTATAAACTACATAATTTATAATTGATGTAAATGGGTGTTATTATGTCAATTAGACAGCTGTGTCCTCCACCTCTTGGTAAACAGCTTTGAGTGATAAACTGAGTTAGCAGAGAAGTAACCTTCTTTTCTTCataacagataaaaataaattacctagGTAGACCAGGCTGTCCAATTGTTCTCTGGTGATGCGGATGGAAAATCCAGACCCTTGCTTTTGACCTGTTGACTGCAGCAAATGGTCAATTTCGTCACGCAGCACTGCCATAGCTTCTGGGTGCCGTAGAAGGTAATAGATCGTCCAGAACATAGTTGGAATAGTGTTTgccacagaggcccagagaaagcCTAAATGATGTGCTGggagaaaataagtgaaaaggaagATTAATAGCGTTTATTACACTGATTAGATTTGCAGTGTGCTAATTAAAAGATGTTAGGACACAGACCCAGCCAAGGATCAGTGCATGCTAATGAGGACCAATAGGCTTCTGAAGTCTAATTTTCTGCTTAATGAGAATAGTTTAAAATGtaatgtgtgtggggggtgggggaggggagatgggggaatGAGATAAGAGGAGTAAATGCAGCTTAGCTATACTCTTTCTCATTATCACCATTAAGTATCTTGTTTTACCacctcagcaaaaaaaaaaaaaaaaaaaaaaaaatcaattatcacAGAGGTTGTTTCAGAGTAAAACATTTTATCATTAGCCAATTAGAGCGAGCATAAAATTTTTCAAGGTcgccattttgtctttttatttcaaaggTCTATTGTAAATTATTCCATTTTAGACAAGTAATCATTCAGAAGTTTCTTACCTCCTATTTCAAAGTCCTTGAACATATAGTATTTCTCCAGGATATCTTGCCTCATTTGAACAACTTCTGACCATCCTTGTATATTAGCCAAGTTTTCTGATGTCAAGTGTTTTATGAGTTTCTTTTGAATAGACTTGACATTTCCTAGAAGCTCAATGGGTATGTCTGATagtaaatatatgaatttggcatcaaatttaaaaaaatcatctttaagTTCAGTAATAAATTCTTTCTTATCACCAACAACAGATTTTCCATATATGGTTGCAAATGTGGTCTCAAATATCACTGAGCTGCAGAATGTCAACAGGTATGCCATGTCCCAACTTGTGGTTTTAAATAGTTTGCGTTCAAAAACTTGCTGTAGGTTCTGTGTCATGTTCTCCATGAGTAGGTCCAAAGATTTCCCTtgtaaatgtttatagcagtcaTGAAGCTCGTCGTTCAGGTCATCATTGGTCATCAACTTTTGGATGGAAAATactttctttaatatattcttaCTAAACATTCGAaagcttaatttctgatttttcatCACTGATTGGTACTGGTAAGGGTCCAGAATAAATGTTATGTACTTTCCTAAAAGAAATGAGAATATGAGCTCATTTGTTAGCAAAGTAAACAATACTTCACTCCAAAATTTgacaatattttaatgaaaattagatCTTAGTAACTAACATCTAGGAATGTGCAAAGTTTAATAAAAATCCATTTCATTCAAAGGTCCACtacatgtttccttttaaaatggaaGATAATGGGAAAAACTCTAAAAGCTTGAAGTTAAATATTCTGAAATCTTAACGAATTAATAAAACATAgtataagccctggccaggtagctcagttggttagagcactgccCCCATACTAtcaaggttacaggtttgatcccttgtcagggcacatacaagaatcaaccaacgaatgcataggtgggtggaacaacaaatcaatatttctttctttctttcttctctttctttctttctttctttctttctttctctctctctctctctctctctctctctctctctccccccttcctttctctctgtaaaaatcaattaaaaatgtttaaggtaGTGTACTcatcaaatttttgttttaactaagtacccaaatatttaaattatcctttaaatatactCAGAAACCCTTGACTTAAACATTTCTCATATTTTCTCTCCAATAAcataaacaaataacaaaaatatcaaaTTGGTAAGATGACATTctactattgatttttttttatttatacttcatCAAGAGCTTTTTCATAGTTGGTATCATCTTAGCTTTGGCTggatacaataatttttaaaaaaaatatattttattgattttttacagagatcaagggagagggagagagagttagaaacatcgatgagagagaaacatcaatcagctgcctcctgcacaccccctactggggatgtgcccccaaccaaggtacatgcccttgacaggaatcaaacccgggacccttgagtccgcaggccgacgctctatccattgagccaaactggtcagggttaGATACAATAATTTTAACTCAAATAAATGAAGATGTGGTATGAAGTAGGTACTCATAGATGAATTCCTAATTCAACGCTAACAACAAAATCACAAAAGGCCAGTATTTTCATttgtatagatgagaaaatagTGGCTCACAAAGATTTAGTaaatgtccaaggtcacatactgaaacagaatgtcaaattataattcactcattcattcatttatatttatgcaACTTATATTGAAATCCAGACATTTGGTTGGATCTTGTTCCTCTTGAggtaaaaaatgtaaagtaaacATTGTATTATGTGGATGGATAGTGATATAGCAGATGTGTGAATCAGAAAGTAGGATCTACTTCAGTCTGCTTTCAGAAATGGTTGAGGTGGTGACATTTGGTCTTTTGATACATTAGTGTTGTCCAACCTTACTAAATTAAAAGATTTAAGGTTCTGGTCAAATATAcaatttcttcctgattctgatTCATGAAGCTTGGAGTACCTAATACTGTTTTAAGACTCCTTGTAATTATATGTAATATGCAGATAGTATTAAATAATAGCATTTAAtaagtttttttcttcccaagaACACACATGAAGTTTAGATGCTCCTATATACTTTGATACCTATTTATTGTCTTctagaaaaacaataaataattagacCTTGAAGAATGGAGGATCATCTACACTTTTCTCTTAAACTTATCAttcttctgtgtgtgtgctgGTATATTTTGTAGCTTTCTGAGATAAATGAATTCTCACTTACTATTTATGGTGACTCCAACAGCATCACAGAACTTAAATTTAATTTGGTAAAGATTTAGGATAAAGTTTTGGATAATTTTCAATCTAATCATGGTAAAAAGcttgggggcagagagggggagaagagggtaatggagaaaaaaagggacatatgtaatactttcagcaataaagatatataaaaaataatcatttatatCAATGTTCAATGTATGATCTAgagtgcattttaaaaaagataaatgttttctctttgttttataattttatagcaTCATTCAAGATTTTGATATACATGGAGATACAtgcactattatttttttataaaaatgaatcataTGACTTAAATTTTATTCACTCTATTTCCTCTTGATTTACTTAATAAGGAGGGGCCAATATAAGAATGAGAGCAAGCTAGAAATGACTACTCAATCTTGTCAGATCCCAAAACTACATCTACAAAATCCACTCAATTGTTTTTCCTGCTGGGGACAGGAAAAAGGACTCAACTGGATTTGGGCATATTTTATTACACCTGCCTTAATACCATAGCagcttaattaaataaaattgccaGCATCTGCCTGAtgagtaattgaaaaaaaatcaattctctTATTTTGCAAAAGACATAATTTCAGGCAAAGCTCTGTATTTTCACAGGTGGTGATTCATACTTTTCTCCTTTCACTAAACGAAATAAGTTTACTAAATATCTTTagggatattttaaatttgtcaCTAAAGTTCAGAGAATGTATGAAAGATTCAGTTTGTGATACACATAAGTATCAgagtatattttgaattttttctataaattttccACAATCATCAAAATCTAAGTGGAAAGACAAAATTCTATTCAGCTATGAGAGCATGAGCTACTGGCTGCTGGCCTACTGAAGTACAGGCTGTATGCCGGGTAGAATTTTTGTCTATAATTCATTACAAACACATATTTatcccctctctttttctttctctatctctctttgggggtgaggagatggggagaaactgtaacattaattttaaataaaatgaataaaggcTAAATGTGTAAAAGCATTCTTGGTTAGCACtcgattattattttttttaaataagcagttGTTGCATATAGTCTCTCTGATGTAAAAATCATTACTGATCAGCTTAAAGCAATTTGTAGATAAAATTCTCACTGTTTTCAAGGCTCTTTACATTCTAGGgtctgtattttctctttctcattcttttaattttcttccataTCAAGGCATTGTGTTTTATCTATCTCTCTGAGTAAGATGTGGATTTCTTTAAAAGTGGATGTTTTGATTTTCTGGATTTTACTCTTCAACTGGGTTTGGAAGTACTAGTAACCCTGGAGATGTTAGCTAGCTTTCCAACTTTTAATCTTCAGTATAAACAATTTAAGCtaagttttccaaaattaatattaatttaaaccatctgtccaccatctgCTAATGTGAGATGCAAAACCAGAGTTTCTTTGTAATCTTTAATCAGACAGTTAGGAAAACACATatacattcataaaataaatttaaatttcttaacaAAGGGAACCTGAAAAGTTATTCTGAAGGCCATGGATTCTTGGAGCAAAATTAACTTTCCCTCTAGtgtaattttatgtaaatgaatacCAAGTGTCCACAAGCAAGATGCCTAGTTCACAAAGATCACAAGGTAGAAACAataccttttgtttttaaaaaagagaagaatggTGTCTAAAATATCAATGTCAAAATGATGCTCACTTTTACaatatatatcatatacataTGATACACATTCACTTAcacatatgatatatatatatatatatatatatatatatatacatacacacatacacacacacatacacacacacatatatttgaaaTAGGGTAAAAAATTTGAATGTTTTCTTTACTGATAATTTCATTATCTTCCCTTTTTAGGAGCTGCCTGGGCCTCAAGGTATCAACTCCAGCATTCCCATATAACTCCAGCATTCCCTTTCCTAACTCAACAGTTTTTTCACTGCCTTCAAATTTAGTTCTTTCAGGAAGATGAAACTACATGATGCAAAGTATGTCAGCAAATGCCAAAAAACAAGTAAGGTCACTCACACTAATATCTTATATACACAGGAAGTTTGACATCTGGATCATCATAAATTGAGTTTTGatgttttatttcagatatttggTGCTTtacagagacacatccatgggaATTCAGGACAATTATTTGACTATTTGAAATAGAAATGCTCAGTCAACAAATCTGaccttaaaatatgaattttaaagaagttttccATAATTACAAGCTTTTAATTTCCATGTTTAGCTTGTTCttcaatagattttttaaaaaaaatctcaagttgAAAATATTAGTTTGAGGAGTGGAATAGAAACCAACTTTTTATTGTATGAGGCTGGCCACATTACATATTCCCCCTCTTATTAGAGAGATTTCACCAGCTGTTGACAATGACGTACAGGGCTGCTTCGCTGGGGTGACATCTAGGGAACATGACTCTGCTGCACCACCACACAAAACCAATTAGAGCATTACTTTCTGCGACAGGCCACAAATTTACGTGGTTTCTCATGAAAAGATGtaccttttaatttctttattaagatgACATCCATGTCCCTTGAGACTTTTTGGGATGACAATCATTTGCTCATCATACAAGAACATTACTCACTGAAATCACATTATGGGACAACTGTGGAAGACTGCTCCTCACTTCACATTTTCCAAATGAGCTATTTGGCAAACTGATTATTAAAATCATATACATTAATAGGATATCTTGGCAGGAATTTATTCAAACCCTAGTAAGAAGGCAAAGAGAAATCGCAGTATATATTCAACTATGGTTGTCTACTGTTGAGTTAAAAAACATAACCACGGTCAAGTTATTTAGATGGTAGAAATTCAGCAAGCTTCTCAGTATCTAAAACTAAGATACCAAGTGTCGGCAGAAATCGGTTGCTTTGTGAAAAGTGAATACAATTATTCAAATCTGCCACAAGTTTCTGCTTAATTATCTAAGGTTATTTCTGTATAattcacttaaaaaagaaaagtaaaaatttcagTGATGTGTTGTATCTACTCATTAGAACAtacagttgaatttttttttttgaagtgaagAATACAGTTTTGTATTATGAAGCCAAAAGCTCACTTAGAGTTAGAAGAACCAGCTATGGCCTTTAATTGTATTTTGGTAAGTATTTCATCAGCTCTGAGGTATTAGAAATTCCTCATCAATTATTTATTGTGACTCAATCCATGTTGAGCTCTGGATTAAAAGTTGGCAATGAAGAAGCTAGAGAATAATGAAAGGAAATAGACAACTGAAATGGCTATACATTCACAATTTATTAAATGCTATGAGAGAAGTGATATGGGAGTAACTGGAGATTGGGGAAGAAGCATCAACATAACATGGAAAGGGGCAATGGCCAGTGAAGGCTTTGGGGAGGAAGAGATATGTGACTATGGCCTCAGAGGATGAGTCcatggcagccatcttttgaggATGCCTCACAAAGAGAAGAACGGCATTCTGGCAGAACAAACAGCAAAGAGGCACCAAAGGGCATGGGGTATGAAGAGGAAATCTCAAACCACTTGGTGCTTTGCTGGTACATTAAGCACAAGGCAAGCAGTAGCAAGAGATGCGGCTGGAGAGGTAGGTGGATCCCAGACTTTGGGAACCCTTGCAAGGATTATGTTTACTtattataatttctctttttctaagatgcatgattttttttccacttcaatTTTTCTGAAATCAGAGTGCATACAATTACTTTTGGAAAAGACTTGCCAGCTGCCGGGTAAAGGAGGCAGTTGTGATGAAATGGATACTGCCGGCTCGCTCGTGTGAGAACTCAACCATGCTGACAATTTCATCCAGTTGGACCATTTTTCCTCCCAATTACATTGAAATGGTAGCGATAAAGTGAAGCTGCTCTATGTACAAAAGGTTGCTTCTGATACTCAGATAAGTAATTACAGTAAGaagaaatgacctaaatagaGCATACAATATCGgtaattcttgaaaaatctggatgctaaaaagaaatgaaaagtaactAGACAGAGAACATAGGAGAAGCTTAATTAAGCATGGTTATAAGCTAAGGATAAGGacccaagagagaaaaaaatgaagacacaTGTATGAGAGGAATAAATAATGAAATGCCAGCCCAGAGAAAGCAGGAAGTAAGGGTCATGAAGACAAGGGCCTGGACTGTCTTGAACATCCTTTGAAACTGGAGAAAAGATGTTAAGAACAACTGAGAGACATGGTGCGTTTAGTAGCCATGTGGAGATCTGAGTGAGGTCATACCTGATTTGTTCCATTTCCTTAGGAAGGAGAGTGAACTGTGTACCAGAGCCCAGTGAGAGACAGGGAGCTGGAACACACCTGCCTTCTCACTAGCACACCCAGCCAGAAGTCAGAGGGCAAAGGAGTGTGGAGAATTTAGACTGTAGAGCTCAGCCTTCTGGAGCACAGACAGGACAGACAGAAGTCCGCAAACGGAATAGCTAGCCCAGGTGATAAGCTGATGTGGAAGACTGTGCAAAGATGGCCACAGTAAATTCCTGCTAACTCTCTACATGTGCTCTTTTGCAATGTGACTGCCACTCAGCCGAGGGAGCGGTGGAGTCTAATTCCCTACCTATGAGTCTGGGCTGACCTGCGACTTGATCTGACTGAAGGAATGTGGTGGAAGTGAGGTTTTACGACATCAAGAGGCCTTGCAACATTTCCTCGTACCCTCTTGAAACACTAGCTGACATGTAGTAAGGATGTCTGCTTGAGGATGAAACAGCATATGGACAAAGAGGTCCAGTCAGGCAGGTAAATAAAGCCAGCATGGACCACCTAGCCCCAATCAAGCAACCACGACTCAAGCCACACAAGTGACTCCAGCAAGGCTGCTGTACGGCATGAAATCTGTGGGgagtttgttatgcagcaatagatagcGATGCATCTGTTCTGCAGGGGCCTTGAAGGAGGATTAACTAAGAATATTCTAGCTTCTCTTCTTAGCCCTATGAGGTTGGGGTATGTAGTAACCTTGCTGGGTTCTTTTGTCTCTTGTTTTGTAAATACTTTATTAAAGTAAAAGGATAATGAACCTTCTCAAGTTAAAAATAcattctagatcagtggttgctaggggtcagggaggggaagaggaatgaATAAGTGGAATATGGGGGAATTTCAGGGCAGTGAAAACTATTCTGTGTGATAATGTAATGGTTGGTACatgacattatgcatttgtcaaaactcaaagGACTTGTACAtcacaaagagtgaaccctaatgtaaaccaGGGATGTTAATAATGTATCAACACTGACTCATCAGCTGTAAGAAATGCtgatataaaatgttaataatattgGGATGGGTTTGGGGGCGGGCTacaaagggtcaatgggggaaaaggggacatatataatacttgcaacaataaagatttttttaaaagaaaaagtttgctatcttaaaaaataaagtggaattatattgtaaaaaatatgttaataataggggaaactatGATCAGGGGGAAACAAGGGATATGAGAACTCTCAGTACTATCTGATCAATTtcctgtaaacctaaaactggtCTACAAAATAAAGTCCATTAATAtattgtagctttttaaaaaatatatttttattgttgataatattacagatatttcccaatccccccctcccagcccctacccacccactcaggtcttcactaccctattgcttgtgtccataggctatgcatatacattgtagctttttaaaaacaattcttaaaaCCAAGCCAAACCAAACTATAATGACAGGTGATGGCAGGCGAGTGGGGTTCCCTAGGTACCCTCAGGAGTGttctataatttgttttttaaagtgaggATTACTATACTCAAGAACATAGTTTCCTTTTGTATTAGCTCT encodes:
- the LOC103294001 gene encoding cytochrome P450 7B1 isoform X2; its protein translation is MMTRTLPGMRPGEPPLLKGWLPYFGLALKLQKDPIGFMRTLQNQHGDTFTLLLGGKYITFILDPYQYQSVMKNQKLSFRMFSKNILKKVFSIQKLMTNDDLNDELHDCYKHLQGKSLDLLMENMTQNLQQVFERKLFKTTSWDMAYLLTFCSSVIFETTFATIYGKSVVGDKKEFITELKDDFFKFDAKFIYLLSDIPIELLGNVKSIQKKLIKHLTSENLANIQGWSEVVQMRQDILEKYYMFKDFEIGAHHLGFLWASVANTIPTMFWTIYYLLRHPEAMAVLRDEIDHLLQSTGQKQGSGFSIRITREQLDSLVYLESAILEALRLCSFSSIIRFVQEDLTLPSETGDYLLRKGDLVAIFPPLMHHDPEIFEAPEEYRFDRFVENGKKKTTFFKGGKRLKHYILPFGMGASKCPGRFLAINEIKQLLVVLLSYFDLEIMDDKPVQLDYGRFLIGIQYPDSDVLFRYKVKSQRI
- the LOC103294001 gene encoding cytochrome P450 7B1 isoform X3; the encoded protein is MRTLQNQHGDTFTLLLGGKYITFILDPYQYQSVMKNQKLSFRMFSKNILKKVFSIQKLMTNDDLNDELHDCYKHLQGKSLDLLMENMTQNLQQVFERKLFKTTSWDMAYLLTFCSSVIFETTFATIYGKSVVGDKKEFITELKDDFFKFDAKFIYLLSDIPIELLGNVKSIQKKLIKHLTSENLANIQGWSEVVQMRQDILEKYYMFKDFEIGAHHLGFLWASVANTIPTMFWTIYYLLRHPEAMAVLRDEIDHLLQSTGQKQGSGFSIRITREQLDSLVYLESAILEALRLCSFSSIIRFVQEDLTLPSETGDYLLRKGDLVAIFPPLMHHDPEIFEAPEEYRFDRFVENGKKKTTFFKGGKRLKHYILPFGMGASKCPGRFLAINEIKQLLVVLLSYFDLEIMDDKPVQLDYGRFLIGIQYPDSDVLFRYKVKSQRI
- the LOC103294001 gene encoding cytochrome P450 7B1 isoform X1, with amino-acid sequence MGRFPLEPWLQPLLSPAGLALAAALLLLVLCLRGRRTRRPGEPPLLKGWLPYFGLALKLQKDPIGFMRTLQNQHGDTFTLLLGGKYITFILDPYQYQSVMKNQKLSFRMFSKNILKKVFSIQKLMTNDDLNDELHDCYKHLQGKSLDLLMENMTQNLQQVFERKLFKTTSWDMAYLLTFCSSVIFETTFATIYGKSVVGDKKEFITELKDDFFKFDAKFIYLLSDIPIELLGNVKSIQKKLIKHLTSENLANIQGWSEVVQMRQDILEKYYMFKDFEIGAHHLGFLWASVANTIPTMFWTIYYLLRHPEAMAVLRDEIDHLLQSTGQKQGSGFSIRITREQLDSLVYLESAILEALRLCSFSSIIRFVQEDLTLPSETGDYLLRKGDLVAIFPPLMHHDPEIFEAPEEYRFDRFVENGKKKTTFFKGGKRLKHYILPFGMGASKCPGRFLAINEIKQLLVVLLSYFDLEIMDDKPVQLDYGRFLIGIQYPDSDVLFRYKVKSQRI